A region from the Pelobates fuscus isolate aPelFus1 chromosome 3, aPelFus1.pri, whole genome shotgun sequence genome encodes:
- the LOC134601447 gene encoding beta-1,3-galactosyltransferase 2-like: MFFLYLSAMFLTFLFLQKYKHYLHGNMVIDRRYRFYILLIFLPGLFFIFGMKTNFINKWSVTQEHEKSNPYPEQTTIEKSTTRHPLAPPYPYPYRFLINSQDKCLNRKPFLVILVISNCHDIAARNAIRQTWGNESNYINVDMVNVFLVGMSPTASGRVQTMLEEESETFGDIIQQDFLDKYYNLTIKSLMGFQWVTQFCPSARYVLKTDSDTFINVEYLVHQILFPEQPVRTNYFSGNIVANTGPLRAKAYKWYVPVEVYPNDTYPPYCSGPTYVFSVDMAKKIYDIAQIIKVIPMEDSFMGICLYHMNIPPTEPPKNVFVGGRIEYDHCKFKKLITVHHYQKEELINVWQDFWGNKIYKC, encoded by the coding sequence ATGTTTTTTCTCTACCTAAGTGCAATGTTtctcacttttttgtttttacagaaaTACAAGCATTATCTTCACGGCAACATGGTTATAGACCGACgttatagattttatattttattgattttcttaCCTGGACTGTTTTTTATCTTTGGAATGAAGACTAACTTTATTAACAAATGGTCAGTGACGCAAGAACACGAGAAAAGCAATCCATACCCTGAGCAAACCACAATTGAAAAGTCAACCACTAGGCATCCATTGGCACCTCCATACCCGTACCCTTACAGGTTTCTCATCAATTCGCAAGACAAATGCTTAAACCGGAAGCCATTCCTTGTGATCTTAGTGATTAGTAATTGCCACGATATTGCAGCTCGCAATGCCATTCGTCAAACATGGGGCAATGAAAGTAACTATATTAATGTTGACATGGTCAACGTTTTTCTGGTCGGGATGTCTCCTACTGCATCTGGTAGAGTACAGACAATGCTAGAAGAGGAGAGTGAGACTTTTGGTGACATTATTCAGCAGGACTTTCTTGACAAATATTACAATTTAACAATAAAATCCCTAATGGGCTTTCAGTGGGTGACACAATTCTGTCCAAGTGCCAGGTATGTGCTTAAAACAGACAGTGACACATTTATAAATGTAGAATATCTTGTCCATCAAATCCTATTTCCAGAGCAGCCAGTTCGTACTAACTATTTTTCAGGGAATATAGTTGCTAATACAGGACCTTTAAGAGCTAAAGCATATAAATGGTACGTACCTGTGGAAGTCTATCCCAATGACACATACCCTCCTTACTGTTCAGGACCCACGTATGTCTTCTCAGTAGACATGGCAAAGAAGATCTATGACATTGCGCAAATTATAAAGGTAATTCCCATGGAAGATTCTTTTATGGGGATTTGCTTATATCAcatgaacattccaccaactgaacctccaaaaaatgtatttgtcGGGGGCAGAATTGAATACGATCACTGCAAATTTAAGAAACTTATTACAGTTCACCACTATCAGAAAGAAGAACTTATTAACGTGTGGCAAGATTTTTGGGGAAATAAGATATATAAGTGTTAA